In Massilia forsythiae, one DNA window encodes the following:
- a CDS encoding DUF4214 domain-containing protein, with protein MATTYYENIQKLYVAYFNRPADPSGLAYWETVVEAQKGSTTAVSATFAASAEYKAAYANMSNADIVNKVYQNLFGRAAEAEGKAYWANLLDTKKLTVDQVVTAIAGGAQTSDLTAYNNKVKAAIAFTSAIDTTAEITGYSGDAANAVSKIFISSVTTDASLATAVTTANLNATVARAVAAGSPFSLTSGLTVLDTANAAKTAFLVTADGDTDATTSATDISIAAAVTTAITGVDALVAGDYTGSTVGVRAALLADQQAANSTKLTADQKALTDANTNIAKVAGLSAAMATLDASNTAVTNATTADKAAMVDLAAKLAAYNTQNGVAVTVAADGTVAGLITINADTKALQLASGVTEAKYPGITALLTSSTSMEAADATLANAQKAQVAAQTAVDRLDLTAAAQADLKDIAAAMTVVKLDTGATPTQAQITTELTQLDAVRKSTADIAAQSGATDAQKAAATAAAAAYDKFNTLVNKMIADDDANPLVAAQTSATATVKADNDAIAALTKATATLDSANATAAQLASLNGQVKAAQDAFTSHDMLLPVTLATGTTVATAGSDIYVAGKVDATILNFNLLGTDSLYVGSQYTLNTGKLTTGNNAILEAFVAQSGSDTTIKLEKSVFGSNTATPEVVTITLTGVDATKVHLTNGIITVS; from the coding sequence ATGGCAACGACCTACTACGAAAATATCCAGAAACTGTACGTGGCGTACTTCAACCGCCCGGCAGATCCGTCTGGTCTGGCTTACTGGGAAACCGTGGTCGAGGCGCAGAAGGGCAGCACCACCGCTGTTTCCGCCACGTTCGCCGCTTCGGCCGAATACAAGGCTGCCTACGCCAACATGTCGAACGCAGACATCGTCAACAAGGTCTACCAGAACCTGTTCGGCCGTGCCGCCGAAGCCGAAGGCAAAGCCTACTGGGCCAACCTGCTGGACACCAAGAAGCTGACCGTCGACCAGGTCGTGACCGCCATCGCCGGCGGCGCGCAGACCTCCGACCTGACCGCCTACAACAACAAGGTCAAGGCCGCCATCGCCTTCACCAGCGCCATCGATACCACGGCTGAAATCACCGGCTACAGCGGCGACGCCGCCAACGCCGTCTCGAAGATCTTCATCTCGAGCGTCACCACCGATGCATCGCTGGCGACCGCCGTCACCACCGCCAACCTGAACGCAACCGTCGCCCGCGCCGTGGCCGCCGGCTCGCCGTTCTCGCTGACCTCGGGCCTGACCGTTCTGGATACCGCCAACGCAGCCAAGACCGCATTCCTGGTCACCGCCGATGGCGACACCGATGCCACCACCTCGGCTACCGATATTTCGATCGCCGCTGCCGTCACCACCGCCATCACCGGCGTCGACGCCCTGGTCGCCGGCGACTACACCGGCTCGACGGTCGGCGTGCGCGCTGCCCTGCTGGCAGACCAGCAAGCCGCCAACAGCACCAAGTTGACCGCCGACCAGAAAGCCCTGACCGACGCCAACACCAACATCGCCAAAGTGGCGGGCCTGTCGGCTGCCATGGCTACCCTGGACGCGTCGAACACTGCCGTCACCAACGCCACCACCGCCGACAAGGCAGCGATGGTCGACCTGGCTGCCAAGCTGGCCGCCTACAACACCCAGAACGGCGTTGCCGTAACCGTGGCAGCTGACGGCACCGTCGCCGGCCTGATCACCATCAACGCCGACACCAAGGCCCTGCAACTGGCATCGGGCGTCACCGAAGCCAAATACCCGGGCATCACCGCGCTGCTGACCTCGAGCACCTCGATGGAAGCCGCCGACGCGACCCTGGCCAACGCACAGAAGGCACAAGTCGCTGCGCAGACCGCCGTCGACCGTCTGGACCTGACCGCTGCCGCCCAGGCCGACCTGAAGGACATCGCTGCCGCGATGACCGTGGTCAAGCTGGACACCGGTGCAACCCCGACCCAGGCACAGATCACCACCGAACTGACCCAGCTGGACGCAGTGCGCAAGTCGACCGCCGACATCGCCGCTCAATCGGGCGCTACCGATGCACAAAAAGCTGCCGCTACCGCTGCCGCTGCTGCATACGACAAGTTCAACACGCTCGTCAACAAGATGATCGCCGACGACGACGCCAACCCGCTGGTCGCTGCCCAGACCTCGGCTACCGCCACCGTCAAGGCCGACAACGATGCGATCGCCGCGCTGACCAAGGCAACCGCTACCCTGGATTCCGCCAATGCGACCGCCGCGCAACTGGCTTCGCTGAACGGCCAGGTGAAGGCTGCGCAGGATGCATTCACCTCGCACGACATGCTGCTGCCGGTCACCCTGGCTACCGGCACTACCGTTGCGACTGCGGGTTCGGACATCTACGTTGCCGGCAAGGTCGACGCAACCATCCTGAACTTCAACCTGCTGGGCACCGACTCGCTGTACGTCGGTTCGCAGTACACCCTGAACACCGGCAAGCTGACCACCGGCAACAACGCCATCCTTGAAGCTTTCGTTGCCCAGTCGGGTTCGGACACCACCATCAAGCTGGAAAAGTCGGTGTTCGGTTCGAACACTGCTACGCCGGAAGTCGTCACCATCACCCTGACCGGTGTCGACGCAACCAAAGTGCACCTGACCAACGGCATCATTACCGTGTCGTAA
- a CDS encoding TolC family outer membrane protein translates to MANRNRCVRGGALRRAALALAAGAVALAAGQAGAVTLQQAYQAALKNDPTYRVSFYDKEAAKENAIIGRSYLLPSVSGSYSSSRNVADVDALQSLGGGLYGRTLTHPHYISRSSIVQLRQPILNLDGVARYRQGKVQARQGEAAFEAGTDEVAVRVVSAYMDALFAEDQIALSRVSRDMYREMMKVNDRLFEKGEGTKTDTLETQARLDLAEAQLVEAQDNAVAARETLAGIIGMDPGNLDKLGNGFRPLTITPGTFEEWEKIALAKNPALAAGRLAVENARLDIDRNRAGHYPRVDFVAAYSKGDAESINTYTQNTVNRTIGVQVNIPIYQGGAISATTRQAAATYGRAQSDLDARTNQVLVELRKAHSLVQSSVRKISALEKAVGSGKLLMTATEQSIKGGVRINLDLLNAQQQLYTSQRDLAQARYSYLIGLLRLRAAAGTLDDGSVREVAAFLR, encoded by the coding sequence GTGGCAAACCGAAATCGATGCGTACGCGGTGGCGCGCTGCGCCGCGCCGCGCTGGCCCTGGCGGCGGGCGCCGTCGCACTGGCCGCCGGCCAGGCCGGCGCGGTGACGCTGCAGCAGGCCTACCAGGCGGCACTGAAGAACGACCCGACCTATCGCGTCAGCTTCTACGACAAGGAAGCGGCCAAGGAAAACGCGATCATCGGCCGTTCCTACCTGCTGCCGAGCGTGTCGGGCAGCTATTCGTCCAGCCGCAACGTGGCCGACGTCGATGCGCTGCAGAGCCTGGGCGGTGGCCTCTACGGCCGCACCCTGACCCATCCGCACTACATCAGCCGCTCATCGATCGTGCAGCTGCGCCAGCCCATCCTGAACCTGGACGGCGTGGCGCGTTACCGCCAGGGCAAGGTGCAGGCCAGGCAGGGCGAGGCCGCGTTCGAGGCCGGCACCGACGAGGTCGCGGTGCGCGTGGTCAGCGCTTACATGGATGCGCTGTTCGCCGAGGACCAGATCGCGCTGTCGCGGGTTTCGCGCGACATGTACCGCGAAATGATGAAGGTGAACGACCGCCTGTTCGAAAAGGGCGAGGGCACCAAGACCGACACGCTGGAAACCCAGGCGCGCCTGGACCTGGCCGAGGCGCAGCTGGTCGAGGCGCAGGACAATGCCGTGGCCGCGCGCGAGACCCTGGCCGGCATCATCGGCATGGATCCGGGCAACCTCGACAAGCTGGGCAACGGCTTCCGTCCGCTCACCATTACCCCCGGCACCTTCGAGGAGTGGGAAAAGATCGCGCTCGCGAAGAATCCAGCGCTGGCGGCGGGGCGCCTGGCGGTGGAAAACGCACGCCTGGACATCGACCGCAACCGCGCCGGCCATTATCCGCGGGTGGACTTCGTCGCCGCCTACAGCAAGGGCGACGCGGAATCGATCAATACCTACACGCAGAACACGGTGAACCGCACGATCGGCGTACAGGTCAACATCCCGATCTACCAGGGCGGCGCGATCAGCGCGACCACGCGCCAGGCTGCCGCCACCTACGGGCGCGCCCAGTCCGATCTCGACGCCCGCACCAACCAGGTACTGGTCGAACTGCGCAAGGCCCACAGCCTGGTGCAGTCGAGCGTGCGCAAGATCTCGGCGCTGGAAAAGGCGGTCGGCTCCGGCAAGCTCTTGATGACCGCCACCGAACAGAGCATCAAGGGCGGCGTGCGCATCAACCTCGACCTGCTCAACGCCCAGCAGCAACTGTACACCAGCCAGCGCGACCTGGCCCAGGCGCGCTATTCCTATCTGATCGGCCTGCTGCGCCTGCGCGCCGCCGCCGGCACGCTGGACGACGGCAGCGTGCGCGAGGTCGCCGCCTTCCTGCGTTGA
- a CDS encoding CHASE2 domain-containing protein, translating into MPHPLQTPRKTAAAMRWLIAAAAVALGAWMQWGQPTHLSFVANEWLRDAFLRVRVSDAPEPRVLVVDIDEASLARRGPWPWPRERLADLVEILLSRYEARGVALDILLPEASATMAGAAPRTQAASTAGDLRLALLARHGPVVPAQAFDFDLARLRPEPIRDGHLGGAVDTYTGGIEATGYIANYPALAQAPHVGAIGFIPDPDGTLRRVPLITRYGGHAYPALALALVNCCAGQGTLALADTGLVRVGFERDWRAYTVASAADILDQSIDPASARGRLVLVGSSSLGMGDRVATPLAASRPGLGVQAAMLSTLLDRQAGRAPAPWPGRALALGWIALTALLVPLAFSRLSAMASVGLLGASSLAWLGLTFLATPHDPHFHTGAPLAANLFLLAVAVPYQWQLSQRRSRHLLLTLRQYVAPAVVAELLRSDLEDPLQPRQLDVTTLIADMEGYTAQVEALPVEEAAQLTRGFLDCLTGPVIERQGTLDKYTGDGLVAFWGAPLPLERHADLALDAALAILQRVREFSAARERRGHAPLRVRIGIESGAAMAGDFGTSFRSIYTAVGDSVNTASRLEQAARDYPHDVVIGPGTVARARRHGFLALGERRLRGKERPTRIFTFQDSMERSDSNMRGGLPSSAALTEPEA; encoded by the coding sequence GTGCCCCATCCCCTGCAGACGCCCAGGAAGACCGCTGCGGCCATGCGCTGGCTGATCGCGGCGGCAGCGGTGGCGCTTGGCGCCTGGATGCAGTGGGGCCAGCCGACGCATCTGTCGTTCGTCGCCAACGAATGGCTGCGCGACGCCTTCCTGCGCGTGCGCGTGAGCGACGCCCCCGAGCCGCGCGTGCTGGTGGTCGACATCGACGAGGCCAGCCTGGCCAGGCGCGGCCCCTGGCCCTGGCCGCGCGAGCGCCTGGCCGACCTGGTCGAGATCCTGCTCAGCCGCTACGAGGCGCGCGGGGTCGCCCTCGACATCCTGCTGCCCGAGGCCAGCGCCACCATGGCCGGCGCCGCGCCACGCACCCAGGCCGCATCCACCGCCGGCGATCTTCGCCTGGCCCTGCTGGCGCGCCACGGTCCGGTGGTGCCGGCCCAGGCCTTCGATTTCGACCTGGCCCGGTTGCGTCCGGAGCCGATCCGCGACGGCCACCTGGGCGGCGCCGTGGATACCTATACCGGCGGCATCGAAGCCACCGGCTACATTGCCAATTACCCCGCGCTGGCGCAGGCGCCGCACGTCGGCGCCATCGGCTTCATTCCCGACCCGGACGGCACGCTGCGGCGCGTGCCGCTGATCACCCGCTACGGCGGTCATGCCTATCCGGCGCTGGCGCTGGCGCTGGTCAATTGCTGCGCCGGCCAGGGAACGCTCGCGCTGGCGGACACCGGCCTGGTGCGGGTCGGCTTCGAACGCGACTGGCGCGCCTACACGGTGGCCAGCGCTGCCGACATTCTCGACCAGTCGATCGACCCGGCCAGCGCGCGCGGCCGCCTGGTGCTGGTGGGCTCGTCCTCGCTCGGCATGGGCGACCGCGTGGCGACGCCGCTGGCGGCCAGCCGTCCCGGCCTGGGAGTGCAGGCGGCAATGTTGTCGACCCTGCTCGACCGCCAGGCCGGACGGGCGCCGGCGCCGTGGCCGGGCCGCGCACTGGCGCTCGGCTGGATCGCGCTGACGGCCTTGCTGGTGCCGCTGGCCTTCTCGCGCTTGTCGGCCATGGCCAGCGTCGGCCTGCTCGGCGCCAGTTCGCTGGCCTGGCTCGGCCTGACGTTCCTGGCCACCCCGCACGACCCGCACTTCCACACCGGCGCGCCGCTGGCCGCCAACCTGTTCCTGCTGGCGGTGGCGGTGCCCTACCAGTGGCAATTGAGCCAGCGGCGTTCGCGCCACCTGCTGCTGACGCTGCGCCAGTACGTGGCGCCGGCGGTGGTGGCGGAACTGCTGCGCAGCGACCTCGAGGATCCCCTGCAGCCGCGTCAGCTGGACGTGACGACCCTGATCGCCGACATGGAGGGCTATACCGCGCAGGTCGAGGCCTTGCCGGTCGAGGAAGCCGCGCAGCTCACCCGCGGCTTCCTCGACTGCCTCACCGGACCGGTGATCGAGCGCCAGGGCACGCTGGACAAGTACACCGGCGACGGCCTGGTGGCGTTCTGGGGCGCGCCGCTGCCGCTGGAACGGCACGCCGACCTGGCGCTGGACGCCGCGCTTGCGATCTTGCAGCGGGTACGGGAATTCAGCGCCGCGCGCGAGCGCCGCGGCCATGCGCCGCTGCGGGTACGCATCGGGATCGAAAGCGGCGCCGCCATGGCGGGCGATTTCGGCACCAGCTTCCGCAGTATCTATACTGCCGTCGGCGACAGCGTGAACACGGCGTCGCGCCTGGAGCAGGCGGCGCGCGACTACCCGCACGACGTCGTCATCGGGCCCGGTACGGTGGCGCGCGCGCGGCGCCATGGTTTTCTGGCGCTGGGCGAACGGCGCCTGCGCGGCAAGGAACGACCAACCCGGATTTTCACTTTTCAGGACAGCATGGAGCGATCGGACAGCAATATGCGTGGCGGCCTGCCTTCGAGCGCCGCCCTGACGGAGCCGGAGGCATGA
- a CDS encoding type I secretion system permease/ATPase yields the protein MSPHMKKLLEKKSEIELVLRSFKSTFFTVGAFSAIVNLLMLAPSLYMLQVYDRVLGSRNEITLLMLTLLIVGAYLFMGGLELIRSFVLVRVGAQFDMKMNKRVYTAAFEHNLKQAGGNAGQALADLTNIRQFLTGSALFAFFDAPWFPIYLIVIFAFEPVLGLFALAGTVILIILAVVNERVTKEPLAEANSMSIQANTLATNNLRNAEVIESMGMLPSLMARWFKLHGKFLSLQADASQKAGLIGAVTKFVQVSMQSLVLGLGALLVLDNKITPGMMIAASILLGRTLQPVQQVISVWKSVSGVRSSYDRLTALLEANPVREAGMALPAPQGGIALDGVTAAPPGVKTPVVKGVSFAIAPGEVLGVLGPSGSGKSTLARLLVGVWPAMIGKVRLDGADIYQWSKAELGPHVGYLPQDIELFAGTISENIARFGEVDADKVVQAAKRAGVHEMILQFPQGYDTALGDGGAGLSGGQKQRIGLARAMYGDPALLVLDEPNSNLDDIGEQALLNAVMELRQRGKTIVMITHRPNVVQVTTRLLLMREGAVHMFGPSNQVLAALQEANKKALEAQAAQQAAAQQAQAQAQAAAQRAAAAAAGATTGETN from the coding sequence ATGTCCCCACATATGAAAAAACTGCTGGAAAAGAAGAGCGAAATCGAGCTGGTGCTGAGGTCGTTCAAGAGCACGTTCTTCACGGTCGGCGCCTTCAGCGCGATCGTCAACCTGCTGATGCTGGCGCCGTCGCTGTACATGCTGCAGGTGTACGACCGTGTGCTGGGCAGCCGCAACGAGATCACGCTGCTGATGCTGACCCTGCTCATCGTCGGCGCCTACCTGTTCATGGGCGGCCTCGAACTGATCCGCTCGTTCGTGCTGGTGCGCGTCGGCGCCCAGTTCGACATGAAGATGAACAAGCGCGTCTACACCGCCGCCTTCGAGCACAACCTGAAGCAGGCAGGCGGCAATGCCGGCCAGGCGCTGGCCGACCTCACCAACATCCGCCAGTTCCTCACCGGCAGTGCGCTGTTCGCGTTTTTCGACGCGCCCTGGTTCCCGATCTACCTGATCGTGATCTTTGCGTTCGAGCCGGTGCTGGGCTTGTTCGCGCTGGCCGGCACGGTCATCCTGATCATCCTGGCAGTGGTCAACGAACGCGTCACCAAGGAACCGCTGGCGGAAGCGAACTCGATGTCGATCCAGGCCAACACCCTGGCCACCAACAACCTGCGCAACGCCGAAGTCATCGAATCGATGGGCATGCTGCCCAGCCTGATGGCACGCTGGTTCAAGTTGCACGGCAAATTCCTCAGTCTGCAGGCGGACGCCAGCCAGAAGGCCGGCCTGATCGGCGCCGTGACCAAGTTCGTGCAGGTGTCGATGCAATCGCTGGTGCTGGGCCTGGGCGCGCTGCTGGTGCTGGACAACAAGATCACCCCGGGCATGATGATCGCCGCCTCCATCCTGCTGGGCCGCACCCTGCAACCGGTGCAGCAGGTGATCTCGGTGTGGAAGAGCGTCAGCGGCGTGCGCAGCTCGTACGACCGCCTCACCGCGCTGCTGGAAGCGAATCCGGTGCGCGAAGCCGGCATGGCGCTGCCGGCGCCGCAGGGCGGCATCGCGCTGGACGGCGTGACCGCCGCGCCGCCGGGCGTCAAGACGCCGGTGGTCAAGGGCGTGTCGTTCGCGATCGCGCCGGGTGAAGTGCTGGGCGTGCTCGGCCCGAGCGGTTCCGGCAAGTCGACCCTGGCGCGCCTGCTGGTGGGCGTGTGGCCGGCGATGATCGGCAAGGTGCGCCTGGACGGCGCCGACATCTACCAGTGGAGCAAGGCCGAGCTGGGCCCGCACGTGGGTTACCTGCCACAGGACATCGAACTGTTCGCCGGCACCATCAGCGAGAACATCGCCCGCTTCGGCGAGGTCGACGCCGACAAGGTGGTGCAGGCGGCCAAGCGCGCCGGCGTGCACGAGATGATCCTGCAATTCCCGCAAGGCTACGACACCGCGCTGGGCGACGGCGGCGCCGGCCTGTCGGGCGGTCAGAAGCAGCGCATCGGCCTGGCGCGCGCCATGTACGGCGACCCGGCGTTGCTGGTGCTGGACGAACCCAACTCGAACCTGGACGACATCGGCGAACAGGCCTTGTTGAATGCGGTAATGGAACTGCGCCAGCGCGGCAAGACCATCGTCATGATCACGCACCGCCCGAACGTGGTGCAGGTCACCACCCGCCTGCTGCTGATGCGCGAGGGCGCGGTCCATATGTTTGGCCCGAGCAACCAGGTGCTGGCGGCGCTGCAGGAAGCCAACAAGAAAGCGCTGGAAGCGCAGGCCGCGCAGCAGGCTGCGGCCCAGCAGGCCCAGGCGCAAGCCCAGGCGGCCGCCCAGCGCGCGGCAGCCGCGGCCGCTGGCGCCACTACCGGAGAAACGAACTGA
- a CDS encoding sulfurtransferase — translation MYVNIAAYKFVTLDNLETLRPQYQALCNELDLKGTVLLTPEGINIFVSGTRERIDRYLDWVRSDARLADLEWKESLSNEQSHRRMLVRIKKEIITMRMPLIQPELGRAPSVDPKTLKRWLDQGHDDEGVPVVMMETRNAFEVDVGTFDNTLDYRIDKFSEFPDVVARHKDTLQGKTVVTFCTGGIRCEKAAIHMQNIGYERVYQLDGGILKYFEDVGGDHYTGDCFVFDYRTALNPKLEPTETVQCFACRAVVTPRQQLAPEYVVGLSCPQCAASRAEAPAIDAAVAP, via the coding sequence ATGTACGTCAACATCGCCGCCTACAAATTCGTCACCCTCGACAACCTGGAAACGCTGCGCCCGCAGTACCAGGCACTGTGCAACGAGCTCGATCTCAAGGGCACGGTGCTGCTGACGCCGGAAGGCATCAACATATTCGTGTCCGGCACCCGCGAACGGATCGACCGCTACCTGGACTGGGTGCGCAGCGATGCCCGCCTGGCCGACCTGGAATGGAAGGAAAGCCTGTCGAACGAGCAGTCGCATCGGCGCATGCTGGTGCGCATCAAGAAGGAAATCATCACGATGCGCATGCCCCTGATCCAGCCGGAACTCGGGCGCGCGCCATCGGTCGATCCGAAGACGCTCAAGCGCTGGCTCGACCAGGGCCACGACGACGAGGGCGTGCCGGTGGTGATGATGGAAACCCGCAACGCCTTCGAAGTCGACGTCGGCACCTTCGACAACACGCTCGACTACCGCATCGACAAGTTCAGCGAATTCCCGGACGTGGTGGCGCGGCACAAGGACACGTTGCAGGGCAAGACCGTGGTGACCTTCTGCACCGGCGGCATCCGTTGCGAAAAAGCCGCGATCCACATGCAGAACATCGGCTACGAGCGCGTCTACCAGCTCGACGGCGGCATCCTGAAGTACTTCGAGGACGTCGGCGGCGATCACTACACGGGCGACTGCTTCGTGTTCGACTACCGCACCGCCCTGAATCCGAAACTGGAGCCGACCGAGACCGTGCAATGCTTCGCCTGCCGCGCGGTGGTCACGCCGCGCCAGCAGCTGGCGCCCGAATACGTGGTGGGCCTGTCCTGCCCGCAATGCGCCGCTTCCAGGGCAGAGGCGCCGGCGATCGACGCCGCGGTGGCACCGTAA
- a CDS encoding HlyD family type I secretion periplasmic adaptor subunit, giving the protein MKLITTKAQDVVSHDVAPLEVNTDARSYARMGWLIVLLGVGGFLLWALLAPLDKGVPMGGTVAKESNRQAVQHQSGGTIQQILVRDGDVVKAGQVLVRMNPIVARSAVEMTDSQYLSARATEARLMAERDGARSIKFPAELEQRRNEPRAAEMMSLQTGLLASRQASLQNELGGVDESIAGLKVQIKGLQESRDSKKEQVNILKEQLSGMRDLAKEGYIARNRLLDLERTFAQLSGSISEDIGNIGRAQRQVTELTLRKSQRVQDYQKEVRTQLTDVQREAEAQQARLQAQNFELSNVEVKSPADGTVVGLAVFTPGGVVPAGFKMMDIVPSDDPLVVEGQLPVNLIDRVHPGLKTELIFSAFNANRTPHIPGVVEQVAADRTVDERTGASFYKVRVKVTPEGQKMVASHKMDIRSGMPVELFVKTGERTMMNYLLKPVLDRARSSLSEE; this is encoded by the coding sequence ATGAAACTGATAACCACCAAGGCGCAGGACGTCGTCTCGCACGATGTCGCGCCGCTCGAAGTGAATACCGATGCGCGCAGCTATGCGCGCATGGGATGGCTGATCGTGCTGCTGGGCGTCGGCGGTTTCCTGCTGTGGGCGTTGCTGGCGCCGCTCGACAAGGGCGTGCCGATGGGCGGCACCGTGGCCAAGGAATCGAACCGCCAGGCAGTGCAGCACCAGTCCGGCGGCACCATCCAGCAGATCCTGGTGCGCGACGGCGACGTGGTCAAGGCCGGCCAGGTGCTGGTGCGCATGAACCCGATCGTCGCCAGGTCCGCGGTCGAGATGACCGACAGCCAGTACCTGAGCGCGCGCGCCACCGAAGCGCGCCTGATGGCCGAACGCGACGGCGCCAGGAGCATCAAGTTCCCGGCCGAGCTGGAACAGCGCCGCAACGAGCCGCGCGCGGCCGAGATGATGAGCCTGCAGACGGGGCTGCTGGCGTCGCGCCAGGCGTCGCTGCAGAACGAACTGGGCGGCGTGGACGAAAGCATCGCCGGCCTGAAGGTCCAGATCAAGGGCTTGCAGGAGTCGCGTGACAGCAAGAAGGAACAGGTCAACATCCTCAAGGAGCAGTTGTCCGGCATGCGCGACCTGGCCAAGGAAGGCTACATCGCGCGCAACCGCCTGCTCGACCTGGAGCGTACCTTCGCCCAGCTGAGCGGCTCGATTTCGGAAGACATCGGCAACATCGGCCGCGCCCAGCGCCAGGTGACCGAGCTGACCCTGCGCAAGTCGCAGCGCGTGCAGGACTACCAGAAGGAAGTGCGCACCCAGCTGACCGACGTGCAGCGCGAGGCCGAGGCCCAGCAGGCACGCCTGCAGGCGCAGAACTTCGAACTGTCCAACGTCGAGGTGAAGTCGCCGGCCGACGGCACCGTGGTCGGCCTGGCGGTGTTTACCCCGGGCGGCGTGGTGCCAGCCGGCTTCAAGATGATGGACATCGTGCCGAGCGACGACCCGCTGGTGGTCGAGGGCCAGCTGCCGGTGAACCTGATCGACCGCGTGCATCCGGGCCTGAAGACCGAGCTGATCTTCTCGGCGTTCAACGCCAACCGCACCCCGCACATTCCGGGCGTGGTGGAGCAGGTCGCGGCCGACCGCACGGTCGACGAGCGCACCGGCGCCTCCTTCTATAAAGTACGCGTGAAGGTGACGCCGGAAGGCCAGAAGATGGTCGCCTCCCACAAGATGGACATCCGCTCCGGCATGCCGGTGGAGCTGTTCGTCAAGACCGGCGAGCGCACCATGATGAATTACCTGCTCAAGCCGGTGCTCGACCGCGCCCGTTCGTCGCTGAGCGAGGAGTGA
- a CDS encoding FecR family protein, whose amino-acid sequence MLRHQIATIVIACAWACAAQGAYAADAGRIIFTSGKASIGDQPAVEGARVQEGQLLATGNDGYLYIKTVDNGLFILRPGSRARIDAYHVDNADPANTRVKFELLGGVARSKSGDAVKQARQNFRFNTPVAAIGVRGTDFTVFTDEHTSRVAVLTGGVVVSGFAGACSPAGSGPCDGAASRELSAAQRGQLLQVTRGQAAPQLLSGSALAPDLVSPPRTDEPVAKTDAAAGGSSTNAVTPNLEAKKVAALNSIAEQAPAAQPLQPVLPAPTTPAPVPVPVAVAPVQPDQPVQPDSGIVWGRWQQVDAYYPKFHLPTEMSKNELIALDGDYALLRTPGRDFVAPNNGAVGFTLREAEAVVYTDYGYGSFTVAPATVANGRLNVDFGSRGFTTSFDILSKGESFPFQASGTVDTDGRLNAGEQSSPKGYLNLQGLLSNDKGGSAAYIFNGRIDDMRRVNGATYWQKR is encoded by the coding sequence ATGTTGCGCCACCAGATTGCCACCATCGTCATTGCCTGTGCGTGGGCCTGCGCCGCCCAGGGCGCGTACGCGGCCGACGCCGGCCGTATCATCTTTACTTCCGGCAAAGCCAGTATCGGCGACCAGCCGGCGGTGGAGGGCGCCCGTGTCCAGGAAGGCCAGCTGCTGGCCACCGGCAACGACGGCTACCTGTACATCAAGACGGTCGACAACGGCCTGTTCATCCTGCGCCCGGGCAGCCGCGCACGCATCGATGCCTACCACGTGGACAATGCCGATCCGGCCAACACGCGCGTCAAGTTCGAACTGCTCGGCGGCGTGGCGCGCAGCAAATCGGGCGATGCGGTCAAGCAGGCGCGCCAGAATTTCCGGTTCAATACGCCGGTTGCCGCGATCGGCGTGCGCGGCACCGATTTCACCGTGTTCACCGACGAGCATACCTCGCGCGTCGCAGTACTGACCGGCGGGGTGGTCGTCAGCGGCTTCGCTGGCGCCTGCAGTCCGGCCGGCAGCGGCCCGTGCGACGGTGCTGCCAGCCGCGAATTGTCGGCGGCCCAGCGTGGCCAGTTGCTGCAGGTGACGCGCGGCCAGGCCGCGCCCCAGTTGCTCAGCGGCAGCGCACTAGCGCCGGACCTGGTGTCGCCGCCGCGCACCGATGAGCCGGTGGCCAAGACCGACGCCGCTGCCGGCGGCAGTTCGACGAATGCCGTCACGCCGAACCTGGAAGCGAAAAAGGTGGCGGCGCTGAACAGCATCGCCGAGCAGGCGCCGGCGGCGCAGCCGCTGCAGCCGGTGCTGCCGGCGCCCACGACGCCGGCGCCGGTACCGGTGCCGGTGGCGGTCGCGCCGGTGCAGCCCGACCAGCCGGTGCAGCCGGACAGCGGCATCGTCTGGGGGCGCTGGCAGCAGGTCGATGCCTATTATCCGAAGTTCCACCTGCCCACCGAGATGTCGAAGAACGAATTGATCGCACTGGACGGCGATTACGCCTTGTTGCGCACGCCCGGACGCGACTTCGTGGCGCCCAACAACGGCGCCGTCGGCTTCACGCTGCGCGAAGCCGAGGCAGTGGTGTATACCGACTACGGCTACGGATCGTTCACGGTGGCGCCCGCCACGGTTGCCAATGGCAGGCTGAATGTCGATTTTGGCAGCCGCGGCTTCACCACCAGCTTCGATATCCTGAGCAAGGGCGAAAGCTTTCCGTTCCAGGCCAGCGGTACGGTCGACACGGATGGCCGCCTGAATGCCGGCGAACAGAGTTCCCCCAAAGGCTACCTGAACCTGCAGGGGCTGCTCAGCAACGACAAGGGCGGTAGCGCGGCCTACATCTTCAACGGCCGCATCGACGACATGCGCCGTGTCAATGGCGCAACATATTGGCAAAAGCGCTAA